TTTATgccgcctcctgcccctatgtaaaagttattgtaaaatgtgtaccgttggaggcgttgatagatacagggtcacaattgTCTACTATACCTACAAGTGTTTTCTgtgctagtttattgtgttagTCTGGTGATGTTAACTTCCaagtagttgcgggtaatgggaaaccagtccccagacatggatactgggagccaaccattcagttgggagagcatgtacttaaaggggtactcccatggaaaacttttttatttttttttaaatcaactggtgccagaaagttaaacagatttgtaaattacttctattaaaaaacgtaatcttccaatacattttatgggctgtatactacagaggaaatgcttttctttttggatttctctgatgtcacgaccacagtgctctctgccgacctctctgctgtccattttaggaactgttctgctgctctggacagttccaaaaatggacagtagaggtcagcagagagcactgtggtcatgacatcagagaaaaaaaaaagcatttcttctgtagtacatagcccctaaaaagtactggaaggattaagattttttaatagaagtaatttacaaatctgtttaactttctggaaccagttgatctgtcctggtcaagaagaaaaaCGGGACCttccgcttctgtgtcgactacaggaagctgaacaatgtcacacataaggactcCTAACcgttgccaaggatcgaggagtcactcacggccctcgggtcggctgcttacatcttcaccctggacttaaccagcggatattggcaagtgcccatggcagtggaggatcgggagaagaccacagccatgggcacttgcctaTATGTGCAATGACCCTGCTAcattccagcgtctgatggaaaggtatttgggccatctgaattttaaaAGTGTCCTATTatacctggatgatgtcattgtgtattccaagtccctACCAGGAACagctcagtcatctgtcagacatcttccaAGTCTTAATCAAGCATAGATTAAAGATCAAACCGTCCAAGTCGCACCTGCTCAAGTCTCAGGTCCGTTACTTGGGTCATATTGTCAGTGCAGAGGGAGTCCAaccaaatcctgaaaaggtgtaagctgtcaagaactggcctaccacACGtacagtgaaagatgtcaggagcttcctgggatttgccggctactaccgccgcttcattccccacttcgcccagattgcagaacccctcacagctctcttacagggtacggcgaaggagaactacaatggaagactacgtATTgagtgggccgaagagcaagagacagcgttccgagctcttaaacgtctgctgatgGAGCcccccatcttggcgtatccagactacagtcagccgttctggctgtatactgatgccagttttgagggTCTGGGAGCTGtactgtcccaagtccaggaaggacaagagtgagtaattgcctatgccagtcgcaacctgcgaggagcagagaagaacgataCCAATTGCAgttcattcaagttggaacttctcgccctggtgtggactgtgaccgaaaagttcaaagacaatttggctgccacgccatttactgtctacaaggataataacactttggcccacctgaacactgccaagttgggtgccattgaacagTGATGGGCTTCAAGACTAGCAAATTATAGTTTCACCATGAAGTACAGTGTCAAATGTCAATGCTGATGTACTGTCTTGGATGACCCCCGGCTAAAAACCACCTGtcaaagatgtgtgggaagacgtggagatcccccattttatcaacggttcGTGAACTAGAATGTTGTGACCACCCTGATGGAATGGCCATGGtccaaaaaggttaaagaagacccgtttacctggaagactcttcaaaaTTAAAGtcaagtcatgggggatctgttggaataccttctggcgaaaaaggtaccaacccgtctacgcggGGCCCAGTGtgattaatagtgttgagcggcataggccatattcgaattcgcgaatattcgcgaatatatggacgaatattcgtcatattcgcgaatattcgcatattcgtaatattctcgttttatttttgcgcgtgcaaaaattaccatatgcgaaaatttgtatatacaaaattaacataaacggaaattcgcatatgcgaaaatttgcatatgtaaattttcgtatatgcgaaaattcacacaccagtctcacacagtagtattagagccttcttacaccacataagctggaagcagagagggatgatcactgtgatgtgtactgtgaaaaaaaaaaaaaaaaaaaaaaaaaaaaaaaaaaacgaatattcgtaattacgaatatatagcgctatattcgcgaatattcgcgaattcgcgaatatgcgatattcgctaattaaattcgaattgcgaatattcgcgagcaacactagtgattaagagctgaaacgtctgtggcgacagaggaagcatAACTGCCTCACTACCAGGACAAATGCCAACTAGGTACAAAGAGTAAGAAACAGTGCATTGTTTAAAGTTGTACCATATATAGTCCAATATAGTCAATCTATGTATAATTAATTTAGTCTAGCCATATGTAATGTCTAGATTAGGACTGCAGCAAAATGTATACTCCCAGTCCACAATTATCAAATGTTTATATATCTGACATTTCTTCCTATCCATGTGTACAGGGTacactactggccagagggttcccctgtaAAGATAAATAATCACATGTAGAGACAGAGTGCGGTGTGGAAAGGTAACTTTGTTGTATAGTATAAAATTACctattgagttctggggagaagtggttaGTGCCGATGGGCCCCAGCAGCTGGGGCATTGggtagagagcctccggcagcccaatccgcaatTTATGTGTTTTAGTGTTTATAGTGTGTTACCAATGCAGTTACAAGGGTAATGAATCCCACATGTTTGAGGTTTGATATCACCAAGAGCATGTTTGGACGTTTTTCGTGAAGTGCTACATGGActcttttctgttttatttttcataataaGCCTTGTGAAGGACATATGCCGTCACACGGGGGctctttgtgagctggcaccgcggtgtgcagctcaaacaggtgggtggcgaatacaagattgcggaggtccccagcggtgggacccccgcggtgagacatattatcccctatcctttggataggggataagatgtctcagggccggagtaaccctttaagagtggaagcttgtggtggcccagtaaatagatacatagttcataaggttgaaaaaagtccgGAGTCTGagttgatcaagaggaaggcaaaaaaacctctTACTTGAGATAAaagttccttcccgactccaaatatggcaatcagaatagatccctggatcaatctTCTgttcctatagatctagaatccataacctgtaatgttatcattcttcaaaaatgcatccagaccccttttaaattattttacagagttaacAATGAccccctcctcaggcagagaattccccagtctcactgctcttacagtaaagaacccccgtctgtgctggtgtagaaaccttctttcctctaaacatagaggatgcccacttgttatagatacagtcctgggaataaatagatcatgggagagatctctgtcccctaatatatttatacatagttattaggtctcccctaagccttcttttttctaaactaaataatcctaattctgataatctttctgtgtactgtagtcctcccattccccgtattactctggttgcctgtctgtgAACCCTATCCAGCTcttctatatctttcttgtacactggtgcccagaactgtacacagtattctatgtgtggtctgactagtgatttgtacagcggtagaattatttccttgtcgtgggcatctatgcccctattgatgcaccccatgattttatttgccttggcagcagctgcccaacactggtcactacagctaaatttactgttaaaggggtattccaggccaaaacttttttttatatatcaactggctccgtaaagttaaacagatttgtaaattacttcttttaaaaaatcttaatccttccaatagttattagcttctgaagttgagctgatgttttctgtctaactgctttctgatgactcacgtcccgggagctgtgcaaccttttcctccccatgtgcataaccttacatttatgagtgtgccacttctcagcccaaacctccaacctatccggatctatttgtaacagtgctctgtcctctatagtgtttaccgctttatagagtttagtatcatctgcaaagattgctactttactcttcaacccctcgacaaggtcattaataaatatattactgTAATATAGATGAAAGGAAGGATCGGCAACTCACCACAGGTAGCTTGCAAGTTTCTTCTTTAATataaaatactcacatacatataacaaaggaaggagggtagtggggggacactggatggcgaccaagctccgtttcgcacagtATATGTGCTTCCCCCACGGCCATGACCGGCttcatggccggaggaagcacatatactgtgcgaaacggagcttggtcgccatccagtgtccccccactaccctccttcctttgttatatgtatgtgagtattttatATTAAAGAAGAAACTTGCCATCTAcctgcggtgagttgccgatccTTCCTTTCATCTATATTACATGCATATGAACTGTGACATATGGATCTGAGCACCACATATCCACTACCATCAACCATCTAATATCCTAGTCCACACATGTATAGGTGCAGTGCCGTGCTACTCTACTTCTGCAATAAATATATtacatagaacaggacccaagactgacccctgtggtactagtaacagtcacccaatcagaataagtgccattaataaccaccctctgtttcctatcactgagccagttaccgtacttacccacttgcacacatttttccTTTACCCAATTCctctaattttatgcaccaatcttttatgtggcaccgtttcaaatgctttggaaaaatccagatatacgacatccagcgattgcccctggtccagtctggagctcacctcctcataatagctgatcaggttagtttgacaggaccgatccctcataaagccatgctgataaggatacttttactttcactttagacgctgcaatcaacttttatggcggcatctaaagggttaatgccgatcGGCCTGATCGgcggtgcccagcattaaccctgggtcctggctgctgatagcagtcaggacccacgggATTTCTCCGCTcgggagaatggtttaaaccacgGTAACGGGACTCTGGGTGTACCTGTACCTTAAGGACTCGCGAACGgggacgtacctgtatgccctgcatccttaactggTTGAGGAAAGGAAGGTGATTAATATTATTTTATCTGGTGGTCATGGGTAGTGAATAGATACTAGTGATTTTCTTGGTGGTCTATAAAAGTAAAGGGGGTAATATTAATAGGAATATTGCCTTGTTAAATATTAATTTCTCAtagataaaggggtacttcggtggaaatagttttttttcccaaatcaactggtgccagaaagctgctgtatactacagagaaagtttagttgttattttctgtctgaccacagtgctctctgctgacccctctgtccatgtcaggaactgtccggagcaggagaggtttgctatggggatttgctcctactcagtttctttcacagacagaggtgtaagcagggagcactgtggtcagacaaaaaaagaacttcaacttcctctgtagtatagagcagctgataagtcaaacaggaaataccagttcacaaaaagctagccacagtattatcgTAATATCACAACATttatcatttatccccaagacaagtgcagatctttcctaagcatgtccattactgtctgccaggtatgtactaaaatcaccttatggtggataacccctttaatggaagtaatttccattagcctttgttacttttacatccgttattgctactgagcatgctcagaaaagaaACTGAATGGttaaaaaataactgacattaatGGTGATAGACGGATGTTTTGACAGATAATAACAGGTGTAAACAGTctgttattttatattaaattttttagCAATCTTTAAATACAacagacagtccagatttgtTAAAATTTCATAATGGATTAGCCCAATGCATAGCCCTAGAGGTATAGGTATAAAATGCATGggtatagaaaaaaatatttcagtaatatttcaaatatattttCTTCTCTTGTTTTCTAGTATCATGTGAACAAACTGTCAGCAACCTCAGATCCAATGCATTTGCCCCAAGACCCTGCTCTTCAAGACCTGGATGAGGCGCTGGCACATCTGGAAGTTAAATTAGACGCATCTACTCCTAGTGAGGCTCTGGTATGCTGTCGTGCACTTATAGAATGTTATAACACTGGCGGCTTGAAGAAGAGATCACACATGCTGTATATGATCACCACTGACCATAGTCTATACTATGTTAACAAGGAATAATCTCCACAGTATCTGAATTAGAATGATGCCCATAACTGACCGCTATGTACATCTAAACAATCGTTGTTTATGTACACTTTTTGTTTGCTAGGAAAGAATTGAAATTGAACCAGAACTGCAGGAGAATCTGAAAGTTTTCAGGTGATTCCCTTCCACCTTACAGTATGTCGATATACGTAATTCATGTACAGTACACTACTTACTATTTAATGTTGCACCTAGGCCAAAAAAAATGACTCTTAAAGGCTACAAGCAGAATTGGGTAATGCTGAAAGGAACCAATGTGTTATGCTACAAAAGTAAAGAAGAGGCCAGAGGAGAACCACTGATCCTTCTAGCACTGAAAGGTGAGTAGAGGTAATGGTGTTAGATTTACCTAATAAAGTGGATCATAGCAACAAAAGCATGTGTTAAATGCAGGGACAAAGCTAGGTTTCTATTATCTGGGACAAGGATTTAGTTTGATGGCCGTGGATTTATAGTTCAGCAACCCAATCATCACCCTCTCCTTTCTCAGCAGTACTGCCACTGGGTAGTCAACCCATGAGTATGCTGTCAATACAGTATATATCTCTATTATGTTATACCGTTCTAGGTATATATGTGACCTGCTCAGCAAGAAGAGACCTTCAGTGTACTCCTGGGCTGTTAAAATGCCACCCATACCTGTACCACATTGCATGCACCAGCTGAACACTTTCTAGTGCCTTCTTATAACAGTAGTGATACAACACTAATATTGTTGGAAATAACATCCCCTCACACTTCTTTCCAGGATGTGAAGTTATTCCCGAGGTCAACATTGCTTCTCATAAGTTTTGTATAAAGCTTTTAGTCCCATCCCCTGAAGGAATGAATGAAGTTTATCTGCGTTGTGAAAATGTAAGTATTAATTAGATTCCAGAAATGACTGTGTTACAGGAACCAGAAACTAGAGCAACCCAATGGCCTTTATTTATTATTCTGCCTtaaccaaagcaaccaatcacagcccagctttAACTTTAGTCTAGTTACCAGagtttgttaaaggagtactccagggaagttaagaaaattaaaaatgccccaaaaccaCCACAATACCTTTTCTGTGtgccctgtagttatccatggtgTTTTGGCAGCTtatttggcccctgatgtctcctaaatattcTGTTTCCTTGCTtacagcacagactacaactcccagaagttagtacagctctgtgtaatggctgcaagccaactgctttcactatctgtgtatcCTTCCTCAAGCAACAAATCATGttgtgctctgaatggcagcagtcagtgattagatctacacagGAAAAGTGCAGTTTATGACTGAGAATCTTTTCTGAGCTTCTGTCACGGCTCACAaactcctcacacagggaggggtgggggaggggaggtgtggctgtacagccagagctcttGACCACTGAAATCACATGGTGTTGTCTTGAAAGGAGGGTGCTAGGTCTCACTGAGGAGACAAGGTGGATATGTGAATTACATTTTTCTCTTACTCCCTGCAtgcaagtgacagctgaaagaaggaaactgctgtatatagctaatgaatgaaatttagacaaatacataggttgttgagagggaaaggatgggctatgggtttaattCCCTGGAGTAATCCTTAAAGAGAGAAaaattgagctgtgattggttgatgtggtTGATAAAGCCGATAAATCTGGGCAAATGTATAATTTCTCTTAGGAACAGCAATATGCCCGTTGGATGGCTGGTTGCCGCTTGGCGGCAAAAGGACGCACCATGAGTGACGCATCTTACGACGGAGAAGTGCAAAATATACTATCCTTCTTGACTCTTCAGAAATCCAATGCTCAGACTTCAGCCTCAGCAGCGGAGTCTATCAACATGCTTGCCCTTGTCTCACCAAGATACCAGAAAAAGATGAAGCTTAAGCAGGTGGGGAGCTACAGCCCATGTGGTGGTCAAATACTGTTCTGTACATTTAGTTCTCCGCAGTTTCCATCGAAAGGTTTTGGTCGGTTcaattttatttaatttcctCAGTTATCACCTCGTATACTGGAGGCCTACCAGAACATCGCCCAGATTACTCTCATGGAAGCGAAGCTACGCTTTATACAGGACTGGCAATCTCTACCTGATTTTGGAATCTCATACTTCCTTGTAAGGTTAGTGATTTTCACCAAACTTTCtagaataaaaacattttcctcATAATAGATGCACTGGGCTCCTTTCATCTAGACTCCTCTTGCTATACATATATTATGTGAGgatttcagttttgggcaccctGGAACCAAGatttgtttaatttaaaaaaatggtgcCCTGAGCAAAAAGCAAAATAAGCACCCACCGACTGCCAAATAATACTTCCATACAATGCAATCAATCATCTCTATTATGTTTCCTCTTTCTCCCTACACTTAACTTGCATAGCAATGCCAAGCAGGATGAAAGGAGGACTGTGCAGCTATATTACAGCTGCCTAATTCTCTGTACTGTCAGGCAGACTAATCCAGGAGTCAGGAAGCGCAGTCATTGACACTGAACTCACAGTGAAACAGAATGGTTTTGTAATCCAATCACAGGCCACTCCTAGGTGTCCTGTCATTTGGGACCCCTAGAAAATAAAACATTGGGCAACTGACTAGTTTTCCATTCCCTAAAGTAGGACACCTTCAGAAAATGTATAGCCATATAAAATGTTTTgcctaaagtggttatccaggattagaataaCAGAGCTGACGTTAAGAAAAaatagtgccacacctgtccttaagttgtgtgtggtattgcagcttagttccattgttGTAATACAACACCCAAAAAGGctgggttttggctaaaaataaaacatgaccaaaatactatgtgtgaactgagcctaagggggcattcacaccaagggctgtggggggggggggggggggggggatttagaaTCTGTCCGCTGCCCtattcattcatttgaatgagccagatAGAGTCAGATAGTAACTCCtgttggctcatttttgaaccATATCAATTTTTattgccagactgaaaaccgtggACTACCACGGTTTTTAGTCTGGTAATAAAACTTATACGGTCCAAAAAATGAGCCGATCTGAGTAACTATCTAATGAATGGGATGTGGCTCAGGTCCGGCAGCAATCGGTTTATACATCTCCCCACTGGATCCAGCAGCCGTATGTcataatcgtggtgtgaatgcaccctaacaatgaaataaaaaaaaaaaattatgttgtaTACACCTATAATACTAATGTATTGTTATCTACCTTCTATATGTCTGGACAGTCAGATTTCCCTTTCACCTATGTATCTCTTTCACATCGAAATATGTAGGTTTAAAGGTGCACGTCGGGATGAGATATTAGGTATCGCCAGCAACCGTTTAATAAGAATAGACCTGAATGTTGGAGATGTGGTGAAAACCTGGATGTACAGTAACATGAAGCAGTGGAACGTGAACTGGGATATTAGACAGGTAAAAGTGAAGTACTGGAAGAAAGAGGGATAGATATAAAATACATCATTTAGAAATATATGATATTCTACATCTAAAACTATCAAGTATTTTAGGCTTTAGAAACAAGCTAGATTAACCTAGGAGTTTAAagaagtcatgtgacctcattaacCAACCTGAGTTGGGTGCAATGAATATAGGGATGTGTTCACTTTATTCATTACCTTCATTCGTGATATAGGGTgttcttctctcctcctcccgcTCTACACAGTGTGGGGCCCATGTTGTGTACATTGTAGTGACAGGCCTGACTAGTGACCCTGCTGTCACAGCCTACATAACACATCATTACAAGGGTGGTTTGTGCTGCCAGCAGTGGGGATCCAGCCACGACAACCTGATAATATCTATTTCAGACTATGGCAGAGGAAAAGTGaaacagtttcccatagcaactgatcagatggcttcttttatttttcaaaggcatTTTTAAAGATTAAAGAAGCAaaaaccacggtttgaggtccggtcagaaaaccatatacgggcaaaaatgagacaaccggagtcagcgattgactccggtcggctcattgaaatgaatggggttcgggctggATCTGGctggttttcgcccctcccaaccggatccagcaaccgtacactacaaacgtagtgtgaacccaaccttatagACATTGATAGAAAAACAAGGTTATTTTATGCATTAGTAATAATCTTTTAGTAACCTAAAGAAGTTTTCCAAATCTTTTTTATAAATGATAAGCAATCTATATCTAATAAATAGAGGCCTGACACATGgcattctgaggaatcagctgttTTCCAGAGCCGTGGTGTTTGCATTCACGATCAAAGGAGTAAGAAGCGGACAGTTGGGTGACTGTTGTGTAGGGACTGTTCTGGCTCCCATTCATAACCCTATGTACAGAGACTGGCTGCTTGTGTACACAGTGAAGTCTGATGCAGACAGCTGATTGTGCCAGGTTACTGCAGTTCAGCCACTACATAATATATAGCGCTGTCTGCTTTTCACCCCCTTCACCATGTATTTAGGGGCTGTGGCTCTGGTAAACTGTTATTTATAGGGGTGCTGGATGTTagacctatactgtggataggctagcaataaaaaaaatactgaaagacACCACTAAAGAAAATAGCTGATCTACCagtaaggcagggttcacaccacgtttttaaaatacggttaccgtatacggtttcccgctaaaaaacgtatggcaaaaaccgtatgactccaaattaaaacgtatatggTTCCAAAACGTacatacggttctatccgtttgcatcagtatttgccaacggttttgctattttgttggaattcgttttccagcaatttaataaagttactatttttctattgaaattccaatctgcgcatgtgtcaactccaaaaacggattagaaaaaccgtgtgcaaccgtattctgaaattctgtgtacggttctcatagacaacaatgttaaaagaaccgcatacggttcgcatacggttttccaaccggaggcaaaaacgtggtcgacagcgtttttgcctacggttgaaaaatcggcaaaaccgtatccgtggcaaaacggatgcatggaatacggtttacaatgcattctctatgcatatggTTTCCGATACGGTCGTAttcttttttttgtggaaaaccgtatacggttaccgtatttgaaaaacgtggtgtgaacccagcctaatcctgCTATTTATTTAAGAAACATATTAATTATTCCCTAACTGGTTTTTATTTCAGGTGTCAATTGAATTCACTGAAAATATAAATGTTGCCTTTACCTGTGTTTCTGCTTCTTGCAAAGTTGTCCATGAATACATAGGTGGCTACATTTACATGTCTACACGAGCAAAGGATGGTGGCAAAGGCCTCAATGAAGATTTGTTCCATAAACTAACCGGTGGCCATGAAGCTCTCTAGCATTTTTGAAACTTCTGCTTAGCCACCATCATTTTCTGTGATTCTGTACTTTCTGTAGTCGCTATGAATAATAAtcaaatgcagtgttttccagttCCTGTCTTGTTTTCACAGGAACATATAAAGCCTGTGACTTTGTCCATACAATGTATACATGTAGTAATGAGATATTTTCCACTGAAAAGTTCCCCTTATAACAACAAATCTAGGTGTATCTTATACAGTACTTACAGTCCTTTGTAGATATGACATCAGTGATATTTTACAAGGTAAGAAGGAGTAATCTATAGGTGTAGATCAATCCAACAAAATCTTTTACTCTTGCCAGTCATTTGATACATATCACTTAGGCTAATTTTACACTGCATTTATCTTTTTTCCCATTAAAGGGAATATATATCTATAGCATATGCTCAGAGCTGTAGACATAGGGAGATAAAACAAATTATCCATGTCTCATAGCTGATGGCTGTTTGTAAAGTTATAAAATCCTGTTTTTCTTCTAAGCTCAAGTGTTGTAGATGGTGGGCTGAGCTGAAACATGCAAGACTTCTCCCTACGCCACCACTTTTTGCTCTGCTTGATTGATGTACAAGGGTCAAaacactgtacatcagtcataaaGGGCAGGGAGGAGTAGTGGAGGGAGAAGGTGTGTATACTGTAGCTTACTATGGCACCTATGACACCAGAGCTCAGAAGCAAAACATGATTTtgtaactttgcaaacagccatgAGCTAAAAATGAGAAGTGTTGTATTTCCATATTAACTATCTACTTATGTTTGTAGCTCTAAACAAgatatacagctgacagattccctttaaacacATCTGCCTCAAGACTTGAGAGACTTTAGGGACAAATGCGTTTAACAAATACATAGGGTTTTAATGTACACATGTATGCATTCATTTGTTCAGTTACTTTCCATGTGTCAGTAACTTTTGGTCTTAAAGGGGGTTatcaaccataaggtgattttagaacctacctgccagacaataatggacatgcttaggaaggatctgcgcttgtcttggggcaaaattactgtgttgtaagattaccataacactgtggctagctttttgtgaactgctatttcctgtttgaatttccttcttttgcctacaaatccccgaattccattttcctccttcccacacatcagccaccacacccattgaaacataaatgggctgcatccattcaaaagacctgtggttttcaatcagggtgcc
The sequence above is a segment of the Hyla sarda isolate aHylSar1 chromosome 6, aHylSar1.hap1, whole genome shotgun sequence genome. Coding sequences within it:
- the FERMT3 gene encoding fermitin family homolog 3 isoform X1, translating into MAGIQTASGEYIDSSWELKVHVEDLEEDADPIILRVTGEQHIGGVMLQLVEKIDISKDWSDHALWWKQKRQWLLKTNWALDKYGILADALLYFMPQHKPIILSLPNQCSLRIRVCFSGTTFSACSEVCKILGIRHPEELSFLKAPEEREKKKKKDKDPVTQEIFDISSFQPTVAREGQVQYGGAPAHFIGSPEGQECYKALSVCRNGLTPEDIQKRYKPITVTDKTAVHARWLDSSKSLMQQGVQEGDRLWLQFKYYTFHDLDPKMDAVRINLLFEQARWAVLLEETECTEEEMMMFGALQYHVNKLSATSDPMHLPQDPALQDLDEALAHLEVKLDASTPSEALERIEIEPELQENLKVFRPKKMTLKGYKQNWVMLKGTNVLCYKSKEEARGEPLILLALKGCEVIPEVNIASHKFCIKLLVPSPEGMNEVYLRCENEQQYARWMAGCRLAAKGRTMSDASYDGEVQNILSFLTLQKSNAQTSASAAESINMLALVSPRYQKKMKLKQLSPRILEAYQNIAQITLMEAKLRFIQDWQSLPDFGISYFLVRFKGARRDEILGIASNRLIRIDLNVGDVVKTWMYSNMKQWNVNWDIRQVSIEFTENINVAFTCVSASCKVVHEYIGGYIYMSTRAKDGGKGLNEDLFHKLTGGHEAL